One window of Psychrobacillus sp. FSL H8-0483 genomic DNA carries:
- a CDS encoding alpha/beta hydrolase, producing MKTSKGKLQYNIRGNGKPNIVLINGGAGPIEGWMKILPEISESFTVFSYNRFGVGGSDKPNESQDGTTIVKTLHEALTIAGIEPPLLLVGHSLGGLYVNLFARLYPNEVAGIVFLESSHPKDLSLNEYQGNTVKTINKLFKMFDSLSPHKQFDEVNYVKDTVNQIQQIKIFPEIPVFVVTGGKENRMIPEEVRTKRVENQLEYLSLSKNSKHIVAEKSGHFPQLTEPTVVINTIKDCAKLIRSKDNQ from the coding sequence ATGAAAACATCAAAAGGGAAGTTACAATATAATATTCGTGGAAATGGTAAACCAAATATAGTTTTAATCAATGGTGGGGCAGGTCCTATTGAAGGTTGGATGAAAATATTACCAGAAATTTCGGAATCTTTCACTGTATTTTCTTATAATCGGTTTGGAGTTGGTGGCAGTGATAAACCAAACGAATCACAAGATGGTACAACGATAGTAAAAACTCTTCATGAAGCACTTACTATAGCGGGGATTGAACCTCCATTATTATTAGTTGGACATTCATTAGGCGGATTATATGTAAATTTATTTGCTAGACTTTATCCGAACGAGGTAGCTGGAATAGTTTTTTTAGAATCTAGCCATCCTAAAGATTTAAGCCTAAATGAATACCAAGGTAATACAGTAAAAACAATAAATAAATTGTTCAAAATGTTTGATTCGTTGTCTCCACATAAACAATTTGATGAAGTTAATTATGTGAAAGATACTGTGAATCAAATTCAACAAATAAAGATTTTTCCTGAGATACCTGTATTTGTTGTTACAGGTGGAAAGGAAAATCGAATGATACCAGAGGAAGTTCGAACAAAACGAGTAGAGAATCAATTGGAATATCTTTCATTGTCTAAAAATAGCAAACATATTGTCGCTGAAAAAAGCGGACATTTTCCTCAATTAACAGAGCCTACAGTCGTCATAAATACTATCAAAGATTGTGCAAAACTAATTAGATCAAAGGATAATCAATAA
- a CDS encoding DUF2975 domain-containing protein, with protein MKQKEFANWLKIIIVVCWLFGLLFCFYVGPETRKNILLDSDSLKESYKPLIAFIWITGIPYFFALCIGWSICSDINVGNDFTLKNAISLKRISVLAMTEAVLYFIALLYVFISGKYNTNLLMILFLILFFAIVISVFTSLLSYLMRKASDIKQDNELTI; from the coding sequence TTGAAACAGAAGGAATTTGCAAATTGGTTAAAAATTATTATTGTGGTTTGCTGGTTATTTGGTTTATTGTTCTGTTTCTATGTTGGACCAGAAACAAGGAAGAATATATTGTTAGATTCTGATTCCTTAAAAGAGTCATATAAACCTTTAATTGCTTTTATTTGGATAACTGGCATTCCTTACTTTTTTGCTTTATGTATTGGTTGGAGTATATGTTCAGACATTAATGTAGGCAACGATTTTACATTAAAAAATGCAATTAGTTTAAAGCGGATAAGTGTTTTAGCAATGACAGAAGCGGTTTTATATTTTATCGCATTACTTTATGTATTTATTAGTGGTAAATACAACACTAATCTATTAATGATTCTTTTTCTTATTCTATTTTTTGCAATTGTTATTTCTGTATTTACTTCTTTACTTTCTTATTTAATGCGTAAAGCAAGTGATATAAAGCAGGATAACGAATTAACGATTTGA
- a CDS encoding DUF3955 domain-containing protein, producing the protein MKKKYFIASTPIFLGVFCFIAKAIIGSNVAPDGTLEEPFFLIPIGFLLFFLGIVSLIGIALISMMKKTQVSN; encoded by the coding sequence ATGAAGAAAAAATATTTTATCGCATCAACACCAATTTTTTTAGGAGTATTCTGCTTTATTGCAAAGGCTATCATTGGAAGTAATGTAGCACCAGATGGTACCTTAGAAGAGCCCTTCTTCTTAATCCCAATTGGATTCTTATTGTTCTTCTTAGGGATTGTTTCTTTAATTGGAATAGCGCTAATTTCAATGATGAAAAAAACTCAAGTTTCGAATTAA
- a CDS encoding alpha/beta hydrolase, which produces MSLQIYSKKRSIQSYLFEKYLTLRNTKKGFSSIENTSQFVKQRGIENIKPYVIEKAKFSCEIKEQVIEDIKVFTLNDQKSMKQKVILYIHGGAWTNQPLIFHWRFMDKMAQSLNAKIIAPIYPKVPNFNYQHTYPKLVNLYKEILGTVESPKQLTIMGDSAGGNISLSLAQLLKRNNIPQPKDIILLSACVDMGLDNPLIPEYEKKDPMLAIGGMEVITRIWAADKNIDDPLISPIYGNFKGLGKITHFIGTHEGLYPDAIKLDEKLTEQGIENNTFVYPKMNHVFVVFPIPEAKDAQQKIIEIINN; this is translated from the coding sequence ATGAGTTTACAAATTTACAGTAAAAAACGTTCTATACAAAGTTATCTTTTTGAAAAATATCTAACATTGCGAAATACAAAAAAGGGTTTTTCCTCTATTGAAAACACCTCGCAGTTCGTAAAACAAAGGGGAATTGAAAATATTAAGCCATATGTTATAGAGAAGGCTAAATTTTCCTGTGAAATTAAGGAGCAAGTAATTGAGGACATAAAGGTTTTCACATTAAATGACCAAAAATCTATGAAACAAAAAGTAATTCTCTATATACATGGAGGTGCCTGGACTAATCAACCTTTAATTTTTCACTGGAGGTTCATGGATAAAATGGCTCAATCATTAAATGCAAAAATTATTGCACCTATTTATCCTAAAGTACCTAATTTTAATTATCAGCACACCTACCCTAAACTCGTAAACCTATATAAAGAAATCCTTGGAACCGTTGAAAGTCCTAAACAATTGACCATCATGGGGGATTCGGCAGGCGGAAATATATCACTTAGTTTGGCACAACTATTAAAGAGGAATAATATACCTCAACCAAAAGATATCATTTTGCTATCTGCATGTGTTGATATGGGGCTTGATAACCCTCTTATACCTGAATATGAAAAAAAGGACCCAATGTTGGCTATTGGAGGAATGGAAGTGATTACAAGGATTTGGGCAGCTGATAAGAACATAGATGACCCATTAATTAGTCCAATCTACGGTAACTTTAAAGGACTTGGGAAAATCACTCACTTTATTGGCACGCACGAAGGTTTATATCCAGATGCTATAAAACTTGACGAAAAACTAACAGAGCAAGGAATTGAGAACAATACATTTGTTTATCCAAAAATGAATCATGTGTTTGTTGTATTTCCAATTCCTGAAGCTAAAGATGCTCAACAAAAAATTATTGAGATCATTAATAACTAA
- a CDS encoding LysR family transcriptional regulator yields MEYQWLKTFCIAAETLNFRKASEKLVMSQPSVTVHIRLLEEHLGTTLFDRQNNRVSLSDAGRFFLPEAQQIVNSIENSVNKVFSFTQGYRRNWTIAISPLMAETILPHFLRSFMKLHPDLEINIRVEESYKIEELVEVGDVNIGISALDAKQKNIESISIYEDPILFVMPVDGYDEESGPPIDVKEILQRNYLFTHHHPVFWDDLLFKLHKQVVGLRTMKVTQAHITKRFIQDGLGVSFLPHSIVRRELIEGKIMQPHFDLFELPSVSTFIIVKKKGALEEEFINQISKYFFG; encoded by the coding sequence ATGGAGTATCAATGGCTTAAAACGTTTTGTATAGCAGCAGAAACGCTTAACTTTCGAAAGGCTTCGGAGAAATTGGTCATGTCCCAGCCAAGCGTTACTGTTCATATACGATTATTAGAGGAACACTTAGGTACGACTCTTTTTGACAGACAAAATAATCGCGTATCGCTGTCCGATGCTGGTAGGTTCTTTCTTCCTGAAGCACAGCAAATAGTGAACAGCATTGAAAATAGCGTCAATAAAGTGTTTTCATTTACGCAAGGGTATCGGCGGAACTGGACTATCGCCATTTCTCCTCTTATGGCTGAAACGATTCTCCCCCATTTTTTGCGTTCCTTCATGAAACTTCATCCTGACTTGGAGATAAACATTCGTGTGGAGGAATCCTATAAGATTGAAGAGCTCGTCGAAGTAGGAGATGTGAATATCGGTATCTCAGCATTAGATGCTAAGCAGAAAAATATTGAATCCATTTCCATTTATGAGGATCCGATATTATTCGTTATGCCGGTCGATGGCTATGATGAAGAAAGTGGACCACCAATCGATGTGAAAGAGATACTACAGAGGAATTACTTATTTACACACCATCATCCTGTCTTTTGGGATGACCTACTTTTTAAACTACATAAACAGGTCGTCGGACTGCGCACGATGAAAGTGACCCAAGCACATATCACAAAACGATTTATCCAAGACGGTCTCGGCGTCTCCTTTCTCCCTCATTCAATTGTAAGACGCGAACTAATCGAAGGGAAAATCATGCAGCCACACTTCGATCTATTTGAGCTACCATCTGTCTCAACCTTCATTATCGTAAAAAAGAAAGGTGCTTTGGAAGAAGAATTTATTAACCAAATTTCCAAGTACTTTTTTGGATAG
- a CDS encoding YcdB/YcdC domain-containing protein, translating to MKKIGIIFTASALSIGMFSSAASAASIVEGQPVKVVAQVAATGEVVTKEDLLKKFRSAFPGIFDFVNASDFHMSSNNYPGDETTRYHLFFSKLQNGKDIHGNIGFYGEDFEIESFNYEPVSTSDALFPAKVSKEEAKKVATDFVKKFLKDGNYKLDEDYNDYYNYSKQILTRPISYSFSFNRMKDDVAIADQSVNVTVLGNGEIVSFNGSQITKSPTFEDVKKVKDQKEALEKIKGNLTAKLQYQVNTNYETGENDVKLVYVPDVLSINAITGEWFNGKEFVAKQPTKKEYVKVTETALPAKQNGITKEEAKKAAEKLLQVKSNKIKLSIQSVEEVKNSYGQEIFSVHYMYNYGNSGSGATLEFDKKTGELLQYHNTLNSLLSELDGTKEEVTISKEEAITQAVKYVKELVPSYLHEYAMPLEEGYQDETMGNYYITFPRIVNGVMVMGDQISVSIHKDGSLESLNVIRPQIDKWPALDKVISSKEAENILSKALSLKMSYMKENQKKENKHYNLMYSPLFNETAFNVLEANSGKWINQYNMEVTPEVSHPTAAQELNYLIKAKVLTVKDPKTFNGDAAVSKGEAIKVMMNSLTYIYETSNYRESESMKQSYTNVDPKHASYQAIERAVEAGILKTDQKTFDVDSPITKEELAVWYIRALGLEQAAKHSNIFKNDFTDSQKIKTENAGYVILAHSLGLVKAEKNQFNPTKEVTYADLAVSSIRLAHEISNKGRDFRYGY from the coding sequence TTGAAGAAGATAGGGATTATATTTACTGCATCTGCTTTATCGATTGGGATGTTTTCATCTGCTGCTAGTGCAGCGAGTATAGTAGAAGGACAACCAGTAAAAGTGGTAGCACAGGTGGCTGCTACAGGGGAGGTTGTTACTAAGGAGGACTTGCTTAAAAAGTTCCGTTCTGCTTTTCCTGGGATTTTTGACTTTGTGAATGCGAGTGATTTTCATATGAGTTCTAATAATTATCCTGGAGATGAGACAACAAGGTATCATTTATTTTTTAGTAAGCTGCAAAATGGGAAGGATATTCATGGAAACATAGGGTTTTATGGAGAAGATTTCGAGATAGAATCCTTTAACTACGAGCCTGTTAGTACTTCAGATGCGTTGTTTCCAGCTAAGGTTTCTAAAGAGGAAGCTAAAAAAGTTGCAACCGATTTCGTTAAGAAATTTCTCAAAGATGGCAATTACAAACTAGATGAGGATTATAATGATTACTATAATTATTCAAAGCAAATTTTAACTAGGCCCATAAGTTATTCCTTTTCTTTCAATCGTATGAAGGATGATGTTGCAATTGCTGACCAAAGTGTAAACGTTACCGTTCTCGGAAACGGGGAAATTGTAAGCTTCAATGGTTCACAAATAACTAAATCTCCTACTTTTGAAGATGTAAAAAAAGTAAAAGATCAAAAAGAAGCATTAGAAAAAATCAAAGGAAATCTTACTGCGAAACTACAATATCAAGTTAACACCAACTATGAAACTGGTGAAAATGATGTAAAGCTGGTTTATGTGCCTGATGTTCTAAGCATAAATGCTATCACAGGGGAATGGTTTAACGGTAAAGAATTTGTAGCAAAACAACCAACTAAAAAGGAATATGTAAAGGTTACAGAAACTGCATTGCCAGCCAAGCAAAATGGGATAACAAAGGAAGAGGCAAAGAAAGCTGCAGAAAAGTTATTACAAGTGAAGTCTAACAAAATTAAGTTAAGCATTCAATCAGTCGAAGAAGTAAAAAACAGTTATGGCCAAGAAATATTTAGTGTTCACTATATGTATAACTACGGTAATAGTGGAAGTGGGGCTACATTAGAATTTGATAAGAAAACTGGTGAGCTGCTCCAGTATCATAATACACTAAATAGTTTATTGTCTGAACTAGATGGAACTAAAGAGGAAGTCACAATTTCTAAAGAAGAGGCGATTACTCAAGCAGTTAAGTATGTAAAGGAATTGGTACCCTCTTACCTTCATGAGTATGCTATGCCTTTAGAGGAAGGTTATCAAGATGAAACAATGGGCAATTACTATATAACCTTCCCTCGCATTGTTAATGGAGTTATGGTTATGGGAGATCAGATTAGTGTAAGTATTCATAAAGACGGCTCCTTAGAGAGTCTGAATGTAATTAGACCACAAATTGACAAGTGGCCGGCTTTAGACAAGGTAATCTCTTCAAAAGAAGCAGAGAATATTTTGAGTAAAGCGCTAAGTTTAAAAATGAGCTATATGAAAGAAAATCAAAAGAAAGAAAATAAACATTATAATTTAATGTACTCTCCATTATTTAATGAAACTGCCTTTAATGTGTTAGAGGCCAATTCGGGCAAATGGATTAACCAATACAATATGGAAGTTACTCCCGAGGTTTCTCATCCAACAGCAGCTCAAGAGCTGAACTATTTAATCAAGGCGAAGGTATTGACGGTTAAAGATCCAAAAACCTTTAACGGGGATGCAGCAGTGTCTAAAGGGGAAGCAATCAAAGTTATGATGAATTCCTTAACGTATATTTATGAGACAAGCAATTATAGAGAGTCAGAGAGTATGAAGCAATCCTATACAAACGTTGATCCTAAACATGCTTCTTATCAAGCAATAGAGCGTGCAGTGGAAGCGGGGATTTTGAAAACAGACCAGAAGACCTTTGATGTAGATAGTCCCATTACTAAAGAAGAGCTAGCAGTATGGTATATTAGAGCACTAGGTCTTGAGCAAGCAGCGAAACATAGTAATATTTTTAAAAATGATTTTACAGACAGCCAAAAAATAAAAACGGAAAACGCTGGATATGTGATTTTGGCGCACTCACTTGGATTAGTAAAGGCAGAAAAAAATCAGTTTAACCCAACAAAAGAAGTAACATATGCAGATTTAGCAGTGTCCTCTATCCGTCTAGCACATGAAATCTCCAATAAGGGAAGAGATTTCAGATATGGTTATTAA
- a CDS encoding citrate/2-methylcitrate synthase: MYQKGLKDIVAVHTHIASVDGEVGELRYRGVKVDELVTTRTFEEVANFLWSGEQSKNEGNSLNKYRELPNHVNVIIDSLPKGVSLMDAMRTAISSYAHEDFKEKTIEEQAVILTAALPIIVARHYRNQQSLPIVESREDLSHTANYLWMLNGEVPSDVQVEALESYLKLTMEHGLNASTFAARVTISTESDLTSAVTSALGTMKGPLHGGAPSGVISLLNEMKDPSMIRTIIENKMENGEKIMGFGHRIYKTEDPRSILLREKCLSLQGKDPWLDIATIAEKEIIDLLAKHKPGRKLYTNVEYYAAAIMRSIDMPAELFTPTFSIARMVGWTAHAIEQTRDNTLFRPQSIYVGELK; encoded by the coding sequence ATGTATCAAAAAGGATTAAAAGATATTGTGGCAGTTCATACGCATATTGCTTCAGTAGATGGAGAAGTTGGAGAACTTAGATACCGTGGAGTGAAGGTGGATGAGCTCGTCACAACAAGAACGTTTGAAGAAGTGGCGAATTTTCTATGGAGTGGGGAACAATCAAAAAACGAAGGAAATAGTTTAAATAAGTATAGAGAACTTCCTAATCATGTGAATGTAATTATTGATTCGCTTCCAAAGGGCGTATCCCTCATGGATGCGATGAGAACGGCGATCTCTTCTTATGCACATGAGGACTTTAAGGAGAAAACAATAGAGGAGCAGGCGGTGATTTTAACAGCAGCACTGCCAATTATTGTTGCAAGACATTACCGAAATCAGCAGTCGCTACCGATTGTTGAATCAAGAGAAGATTTATCACATACAGCGAATTACTTGTGGATGCTAAACGGAGAAGTACCGAGTGATGTACAAGTAGAAGCATTAGAGTCATATTTGAAGCTAACAATGGAGCATGGGCTGAATGCCTCGACATTTGCCGCAAGAGTGACAATTTCTACTGAATCGGACCTAACCTCAGCTGTTACTTCTGCACTCGGTACGATGAAAGGGCCACTTCACGGAGGTGCACCATCTGGAGTCATTTCCTTGTTAAATGAAATGAAAGATCCATCCATGATTCGAACAATTATAGAAAATAAAATGGAAAATGGGGAAAAGATAATGGGCTTCGGCCACCGTATATACAAAACGGAGGATCCTCGTTCCATCCTATTGCGTGAGAAATGTTTGAGCCTACAAGGAAAAGATCCATGGTTAGATATAGCAACAATTGCAGAAAAAGAAATAATTGATTTACTTGCAAAGCATAAGCCGGGGCGTAAACTCTACACGAATGTCGAGTATTATGCAGCAGCTATCATGCGTTCCATTGATATGCCAGCAGAACTATTTACCCCGACATTCAGTATAGCGAGAATGGTTGGCTGGACTGCCCACGCTATCGAGCAAACAAGAGACAACACCCTTTTCCGCCCACAATCTATTTATGTGGGTGAGCTAAAATAA
- a CDS encoding cation diffusion facilitator family transporter: protein MENKKYNDLKLGERGAIISIIAYICLSIMKLVVGYMSDSAALKADGLNNTTDIIASIAVLVGLRLSQRPPDKDHGYGHWKSETIASMIASFIMLAVGIQVLTDAISSMFEGNKETPNIIAAYVGIFSAIVMYFVYRYNKKLATKINSKAVMAAAKDNISDAWVSIGTAAGILGSQLNMPWLDTITAIIVGLLICKTAWDIFKEASHELSDGFDIDKIELYRNVIQKVEGIKGIKKIKGRNYGNNEVIDVVILVNSTLDIKEAHDIATHVEKVMMKDYGVYDVHVHVEPD from the coding sequence ATGGAAAATAAGAAGTATAATGATCTTAAATTAGGAGAGCGTGGAGCAATCATTAGCATTATTGCTTATATATGTCTTTCCATTATGAAGTTGGTTGTTGGATATATGAGTGACTCAGCTGCATTAAAAGCAGATGGTCTAAATAATACAACCGATATCATTGCATCCATTGCTGTCCTTGTTGGACTTAGACTTTCTCAAAGACCACCTGATAAAGATCATGGTTACGGTCATTGGAAGAGTGAAACAATTGCATCCATGATTGCATCTTTTATTATGTTAGCAGTCGGGATACAAGTGTTAACTGATGCTATTAGTTCTATGTTTGAAGGAAATAAAGAAACCCCTAACATTATTGCCGCATATGTAGGCATTTTTTCAGCTATCGTTATGTATTTTGTCTATCGATATAATAAAAAATTAGCTACAAAAATTAATAGTAAAGCAGTTATGGCAGCTGCAAAAGATAACATTTCAGATGCTTGGGTAAGTATAGGGACTGCAGCAGGTATACTAGGGTCCCAACTAAATATGCCTTGGCTGGATACGATAACTGCAATTATTGTGGGATTATTGATTTGTAAAACAGCATGGGATATTTTTAAAGAAGCTTCTCATGAACTTTCAGATGGATTTGATATAGATAAAATTGAACTTTATCGGAATGTCATTCAAAAAGTTGAAGGAATTAAAGGGATTAAAAAAATTAAAGGGAGAAACTACGGCAATAATGAGGTTATCGATGTCGTTATCCTTGTTAATTCTACGTTAGATATTAAAGAGGCTCATGATATAGCAACCCATGTTGAAAAAGTTATGATGAAAGATTATGGCGTATACGATGTTCATGTCCATGTAGAGCCAGATTAA
- a CDS encoding NUDIX domain-containing protein, producing MPNPFHHLARGIFIKDNKVLLAQATGYPNTFLPGGHIEFGESAKDALIREIEEELGITCTVVSLLGLVEHKWEKKGILNCEINQVFEVTNDELTTSFNPKSSESHLNFFWCNANDLDTINLQPYPFRNLIKNYLNGNKDIWWESTLNSAIDDTNRS from the coding sequence TTGCCTAATCCATTTCATCATTTAGCAAGGGGAATCTTTATAAAAGATAATAAAGTTTTACTTGCACAAGCAACCGGATATCCAAATACATTTTTACCAGGTGGTCACATAGAATTTGGCGAAAGTGCAAAAGATGCACTGATAAGAGAGATAGAAGAAGAATTAGGAATAACATGCACAGTGGTTAGTTTACTTGGGTTAGTAGAACACAAGTGGGAGAAAAAAGGCATTTTAAATTGCGAAATAAATCAAGTATTTGAGGTTACAAACGATGAATTAACAACAAGTTTTAACCCAAAATCAAGTGAGTCTCATCTTAATTTTTTCTGGTGCAATGCGAATGACTTGGATACTATAAATTTACAACCTTACCCATTTAGGAATTTGATAAAAAATTATTTAAATGGAAATAAGGATATTTGGTGGGAGAGTACTTTAAACTCTGCAATTGATGATACAAACAGAAGTTAG
- the metG gene encoding methionine--tRNA ligase — translation MSIFIGGAWPYANGSLHLGHIAALLPGDILARYFRLKGEEVLYVSGSDCNGTPISIRANSEGITTKDVADRYHAEFVDSFNRLGFSYDFYTRTDSPNHHEVVREIFLELVENGFIYKKEIEQTYCEVDQQFLPDRYVEGNCPNCGSRARGDQCDVCSTILDPLDLSNRKCKLCGNEPSIRTTEHFYFALSKFQKQLESYVNKAKKNGTWRDNAIQLSARYLNEGLQDRAASRDLPNGVSIPVKGYEEKKVYVWIEAVSGYFSASKQWAKYLNKDDETFWSDQTTSYYVHGKDNIPFHTLIWPAILMGINNKSLPTHIISNEYLTLEKRKISTSQNWAVWVPYVLDKYHPDSLRYFLTINAPENRDTDFSWREFIYSHNSELLGAYGNFINRTLKFMEKSFGGNIPDNEINKDIRDLTEKLYTDIGNQIEKGHFKLALETIFTYIRNANKFFDEQKPWIQVKENLQVCKETIATSVYIIANAAQILSPFLPFSSEEVRKTLHINEFSWQPITVGHKQLHDIKPLFERIDTNTIQEEMDYLVKQSI, via the coding sequence ATGAGTATTTTTATTGGAGGAGCATGGCCGTATGCGAATGGTTCATTACATTTAGGCCATATTGCAGCACTATTGCCAGGGGATATTTTAGCAAGGTATTTCAGGCTGAAAGGGGAAGAAGTATTGTATGTATCCGGAAGTGATTGTAATGGCACACCCATATCGATACGTGCAAACTCAGAAGGGATAACAACAAAAGATGTGGCGGATAGATACCACGCAGAATTTGTGGATTCCTTTAACCGCTTAGGATTCTCGTACGACTTTTATACACGAACCGATAGTCCGAATCATCACGAAGTAGTCCGGGAAATCTTTTTAGAGTTAGTAGAGAATGGCTTTATTTACAAAAAAGAAATAGAGCAAACGTATTGTGAGGTTGACCAGCAGTTTTTACCTGACAGGTATGTGGAAGGTAATTGTCCAAACTGCGGAAGTCGAGCACGGGGAGACCAGTGTGATGTATGTTCTACAATTTTAGATCCACTCGATCTAAGCAACCGCAAATGTAAGTTGTGTGGAAATGAGCCGAGTATTCGGACGACAGAACACTTTTATTTTGCATTAAGTAAATTTCAAAAGCAGTTAGAAAGTTATGTGAACAAAGCAAAGAAGAATGGAACTTGGCGAGACAATGCCATTCAGCTGTCTGCGCGTTATCTAAATGAAGGGCTACAGGACCGTGCTGCATCAAGGGATCTTCCAAATGGGGTTAGTATTCCAGTCAAAGGCTACGAGGAGAAAAAAGTATATGTATGGATAGAGGCAGTTTCCGGTTATTTTTCGGCAAGCAAGCAATGGGCGAAATATCTCAACAAAGACGATGAAACGTTTTGGTCGGATCAAACAACGTCTTACTATGTGCATGGGAAAGATAATATTCCATTTCATACACTTATATGGCCAGCTATATTAATGGGGATTAATAATAAATCTTTACCAACTCATATTATCTCGAATGAATATTTGACTTTGGAGAAAAGAAAGATATCCACTAGTCAAAATTGGGCTGTTTGGGTCCCTTATGTATTAGACAAATACCATCCAGATTCTCTGCGATACTTTTTAACGATCAATGCTCCTGAAAATCGCGATACGGACTTCTCTTGGAGAGAATTTATTTACAGTCATAATTCAGAGCTGCTTGGGGCCTATGGGAATTTTATTAACCGCACATTAAAGTTTATGGAAAAGTCCTTTGGAGGAAATATTCCTGATAATGAAATAAATAAAGACATCCGTGATTTAACAGAGAAATTATATACAGATATCGGCAATCAAATCGAGAAGGGTCATTTCAAATTAGCATTAGAAACGATATTTACTTACATTCGAAACGCAAATAAGTTCTTTGATGAACAGAAACCTTGGATTCAGGTGAAAGAAAATTTACAAGTGTGCAAGGAAACGATTGCAACTTCTGTGTACATCATTGCAAATGCAGCACAAATACTGTCACCTTTTTTACCTTTTTCCAGTGAAGAGGTGAGAAAAACCCTGCACATAAATGAATTTAGTTGGCAGCCGATAACGGTGGGGCATAAGCAATTACATGATATAAAACCTTTGTTTGAAAGAATAGACACAAATACGATACAAGAGGAAATGGATTATCTAGTAAAGCAATCTATATAG
- a CDS encoding GNAT family N-acetyltransferase has protein sequence MNVIIETAKLEHYETVNEIVKEGHDEHALALPHLFKKVEHAMPRSYFNELLADPDSDVLVATLNEEMVGFAVMELKVAPDFDSMMPRVFAYMNDFGMKESYQKRGYGKELFDACVKWAKQRGASSLDLNVWEFNQNAITFYSQRGLESVSRKMTLPLRD, from the coding sequence ATGAATGTCATAATTGAAACTGCCAAGCTGGAACATTATGAAACGGTAAACGAAATAGTAAAAGAAGGCCACGATGAACATGCTTTAGCGTTACCTCACCTATTTAAAAAAGTAGAACATGCAATGCCTAGGAGTTACTTTAATGAACTTCTTGCAGATCCAGACTCAGATGTACTGGTAGCAACATTAAATGAAGAAATGGTAGGGTTTGCGGTAATGGAATTAAAAGTAGCACCTGATTTTGACTCAATGATGCCAAGAGTTTTTGCTTATATGAATGATTTTGGAATGAAAGAATCTTATCAGAAAAGAGGCTACGGAAAAGAGTTATTTGATGCTTGTGTCAAGTGGGCAAAGCAAAGAGGCGCATCTTCATTGGACTTAAATGTATGGGAATTTAATCAGAATGCGATAACCTTTTATAGTCAGAGAGGCTTGGAGAGTGTAAGCAGAAAAATGACATTACCACTTAGAGATTAA
- a CDS encoding NUDIX hydrolase: protein MNTTKNNGFELLEFISLKEKDIDDYQPLAGSYAVIKCKEKYLLCYNKYRKQWEVPAGQREENETPKECALRELYEETGQIVTDIEFKGLLKVKNTMNGNIKFNPVYFTTIKELQPFIENEETSDIVLWNLYDEIGNIDSVDIKIFEYV from the coding sequence TTGAATACTACTAAGAATAATGGATTTGAATTACTTGAATTTATTAGTTTAAAAGAGAAGGATATAGATGACTATCAGCCATTAGCAGGTTCTTACGCAGTAATAAAATGTAAAGAAAAATATCTTCTTTGTTATAACAAGTATCGTAAACAATGGGAAGTGCCTGCTGGTCAAAGAGAAGAGAATGAAACACCGAAGGAATGTGCATTAAGAGAACTATACGAAGAAACTGGACAAATAGTAACAGATATAGAATTCAAGGGTTTATTGAAGGTGAAAAATACAATGAATGGGAACATTAAATTTAATCCCGTTTACTTTACAACAATAAAAGAATTACAACCATTTATAGAAAATGAGGAAACATCAGATATAGTGCTATGGAACTTGTATGACGAAATAGGCAACATTGATTCGGTAGATATAAAGATTTTTGAATACGTCTGA